One Pyrenophora tritici-repentis strain M4 chromosome 5, whole genome shotgun sequence DNA window includes the following coding sequences:
- a CDS encoding Tdh, Threonine dehydrogenase and related Zn-dependent dehydrogenase, with the protein MASQQSEQGGRQIRASVLHGARDLRIESRSILPPSPTELQISIRSTGLCGSDLHYYRHYRNGDIIVREPMSLGHESAGVVVGVGSEVSNFKVGDKVALEGMKFRSSAKAFPHAQGTLQDRINHPAAWCHKLPEDVSLDLGALLEPLSVAIQASKRAQLAPGSTVLVFGAGAVGLLVAAMAKISGAGTVVIADIDAGRVEFAVENRFAHRSFTVPMKRGNTIEEQLEIAKELAADIGKLTKMSEGEVGEMDAVFECTGVPSCVQASIFATRPGGKVLLIGMGTPIQTLPISAAALREVDIVGVFRYANTYPMGIEVVSKKGDDYPNFAKLVTHTYKGLESAEEAFEMAGKTKDESGKLVIKVVLETGEDEK; encoded by the exons ATGGCTTCCCAGCAGTCAGAACAGGGCGGGAGGCAGATTCGCGCCTCAGTCCTCCATGGTGCGAGAGATTTACGCATT GAAAGCCGCTCGATCCTGCCACCATCCCCAACGGAGCTACAAATTAGCATTCGCAGTACTGGTCTCTGCGGTTCCGATCTGCATTACTACCGACACTACCGTAATGGCGACATCATCGTGCGAGAACCCATGTCACTGGGTCACGAATCCGCTGGTGTGGTTGTAGGTGTAGGGTCGGAAGTATCAAACTTCAAGGTCGGAGATAAGGTTGCATTGGAA GGCATGAAGTTCCGGAGTAGTGCAAAGGCTTTCCCGCATGCCCAAGGGACCTTGCAGGATCGGATTAACCACCCAGCCGCTTGGTGTCATAA ATTGCCAGAAGATGTGTCATTAGATCTTGGAGCCCTTCTCGAGCCACTTAGTGTAGCTATCCAGGCATCGAAACGAGCGCAATTAGCACCTGGCTCAACTGTACTGGTGTTTGGTGCTGGTGCGGTTGGTCTATTAGTCGCTGCCATGGCGAAGATCTCCGGCGCCGGTACTGTTGTAATAGCAGACATTGACGCTGGACGAGTAGAGTTTGCTGTAGAGAACAGATTCGCGCATAGAAGTTTCACAGTACCAATGAAGCGTGGGAATACAATAGAAGAGCAGCTGGAGATAGCAAAGGAACTAGCGGCTGACATCGGAAAGCTGACCAAGATGAGCGAGGGGGAAGTCGGAGAGATGGATGCCGTGTTTGAGTGCACTGGTGTGCCATCATGCGTACAAGCATCCATTTTT GCCACACGACCAGGCGGTAAAGTGCTATTGATTGGCATGGGTACACCGATCCAAACACTGCCTATTTCCGCCGCTGCTCTCCGCGAAGTCGACATTGTCGGCGTCTTCCGGTACGCGAATACTTACCCCATGGGCATTGAGGTAGTATCAAAGAAGGGAGACGACTACCCTAACTTCGCCAAGTTAGTAACCCACACATACAAGGGCTTAGAGTCGGCGGAGGAGGCGTTCGAAATGGCTGGAAAGACTAAGGACGAAAGCGGAAAGTTAGTTATCAAGGTTGTACTTGAGACTGGTGAAGACGAGAAGTGA
- a CDS encoding FabG, Dehydrogenase with different specificities (related to short-chain alcohol dehydrogenase), with product MTSVQQLYSLEGQNALVTGGTRGIGQAMAIALAEAGANIILVQRDTSNQTTKEAIEALGHKATIYTADLSSKASVSSLVPTILKDGHRIHILLNCGGIQKRHPAHQFPDDDWESVLQVNLTSVFQLCRDVGAHMLEQPADLPLGRRGSIINVASLLTFQGGITVPAYAASKGGVGQLTKALSNEWASKGLSVNAIAPGYIATDMNEALIKDEKRAESILSRIPAGRWGSPEDFKGAVVFLASAASAL from the exons ATGACATCTGTCCAACAGCTCTACTCCCTCGAGGGACAAAATGCCCTCGTCACAGGCGGCACGCGAGGAATAGGTCAAGCAATGGCCATAGCCCTCGCAGAAGCAGGCGCCAACATCATCCTTGTACAA CGCGACACATCCAACCAAACTACAAAAGAAGCCATTGAGGCTCTAGGTCACAAAGCAACAATCTACACCGCCGACCTCTCGTCCAAGGCCTCTGTATCGAGCCTCGTCCCCACCATCCTCAAAGACGGCCATAGAATACACATCCTCCTCAACTGCGGCGGCATTCAGAAGCGACACCCTGCCCACCAATTCCCAGATGACGACTGGGAGTCTGTGCTACAAGTAAACCTTACCTCTGTATTTCAACTCTGTCGCGACGTGGGCGCACACATGCTCGAGCAGCCTGCCGATTTGCCATTGGGACGTCGTGGTAGTATCATAAACGTAGCCTCGCTGCTCACCTTTCAAGGTGGTATCACAGTACCGGCGTATGCTGCGTCCAAGGGTGGCGTGGGACAGCTGACCAAGGCACTTTCCAATGAGTGGGCCAGCAAAGGGCTTAGCGTGAATGCGATTGCGCCGGGATACATTGCGACGGACATGAATGAGGCGCTGATCAAGGACGAGAAGAGGGCGGAGAGTATACTGTCGCGGATTCCTGCGGGGAGGTGGGGGAGTCCAGAGGACTTCAAGGGCGCGGTTGTATTTTTGGCTAGTGCGGCGAGTGC ATTATAG
- a CDS encoding UbiH, 2-polyprenyl-6-methoxyphenol hydroxylase and related FAD-dependent oxidoreductase, whose product MSISTAPQLRVLINGAGIAGSCLAYWLARTRFNASITVLERSPAPRPTGQSIEIRGPARSIVEKMGLLPALRACNTTEEGTRLINSSSKVIAEFGKGDNSFTSEYEILRADLCGLFLDATKDVGNVKYMYGDYVTALQQTDKQVDVTYNSGAPDSFDLVVGADGSTSRIRSLILSEEERKDSYNFVGQYVAYFSIPRQDSDTNHWYWYNAPSGLGLMTRPHRNEKTIGCYMCITTPARGHRDPVAEEAIKGGPGAQKKLLHNYFKDAGWEAKRILAGMDQCDDFYMSRTAYVKLPKWINNRVALVGDAAHATLGVGATLAVEGAYFLAGELSKIQNTDEIADALVRYEHNFRVIQGKDEDIPFWYPQIAFPQTSWALKLRDTLVWTLSKTKAYKLLPEEKSDETKLPVYDWISV is encoded by the coding sequence ATGTCTATTTCTACCGCTCCACAGTTGAGAGTCCTCATCAATGGCGCCGGCATCGCAGGATCATGTCTCGCCTACTGGCTTGCCAGAACACGTTTCAATGCGTCCATCACCGTTCTCGAGCGGTCGCCTGCTCCCCGACCTACAGGACAGTCGATCGAGATTCGTGGTCCTGCTAGATCCATCGTTGAGAAGATGGGTCTACTTCCAGCCCTGCGCGCCTGCAACACCACAGAGGAGGGCACGCGTCTCATCAACTCATCTAGCAAGGTTATTGCCGAATTCGGCAAGGGAGATAATAGTTTTACTTCCGAGTACGAAATTTTACGAGCCGACTTGTGTGGTCTTTTCCTAGATGCGACCAAGGATGTGGGAAATGTGAAGTACATGTATGGTGATTATGTCACAGCCCTACAGCAAACGGACAAGCAGGTGGATGTAACCTACAACAGTGGAGCACCAGACAGCTTCGACCTCGTCGTTGGCGCTGACGGGTCCACTTCAAGAATTCGGTCATTGATTCTGAGTGAAGAAGAGCGGAAAGACAGCTACAACTTCGTCGGCCAATACGTCGCCTATTTCAGCATCCCTCGACAGGACTCCGACACAAATCATTGGTACTGGTACAATGCACCAAGCGGTCTGGGGCTGATGACACGACCGCATCGCAACGAAAAGACAATAGGATGTTACATGTGCATTACAACGCCAGCACGTGGGCATCGCGATCCCGTCGCCGAGGAAGCAATCAAAGGAGGGCCGGGAGCTCAGAAAAAGCTTTTGCACAACTACTTCAAAGATGCCGGATGGGAAGCCAAGCGCATCTTAGCAGGCATGGATCAATGCGACGACTTTTACATGAGCAGAACAGCCTACGTCAAACTCCCCAAATGGATCAATAACCGTGTTGCCCTTGTCGGTGATGCAGCGCACGCAACATTGGGTGTCGGAGCTACGCTTGCTGTCGAGGGCGCATACTTTCTCGCTGGCGAGCTTTCCAAGATACAAAACACCGATGAAATTGCAGATGCTCTGGTACGATACGAGCATAATTTCCGCGTGATACAAGGAAAGGATGAAGATATCCCATTCTGGTACCCTCAGATCGCTTTTCCTCAGACGTCTTGGGCCTTGAAGCTGAGGGATACTCTCGTGTGGACGTTGAGCAAGACCAAGGCGTATAAGCTCTTGCCCGAGGAGAAGTCAGATGAGACGAAGTTGCCAGTATACGACTGGATCAGCGTTTGA
- a CDS encoding LeuS, Leucyl-tRNA synthetase, giving the protein MAEATKLSDAPKSAVAATLEQLKPQEAESKTLKIENTEKRDTLIAEEKKYQKQWAEQGVFNPDAPSLHQEPFDTTTPGQLHDKYPKWFGCFAYPYMNGTLHAGHGFTASKVEFTAGFERMRGKQALFPLGFHVTGMPIKACADKLVREVEMFGQNFERCPVEDVIDTSVQEPPAPTQAETKTDVTKFKAHKGKASAKTVKTKYQFQIMLAQGIPLEEIHKFSDPYHWIEFFPPLAKKDLTAFGARIDWRRQFVTTDANPYYDNFVAWQMRRLKALGKIIFAKRYTVYSPKDGQACMDHDRQSGEGVTVQEYTALKMKVIKWADSAKSCAEAIPEGASCYFVPATLRPETMYGQTSCFVGPVINYSLLKITDKEYFILSERAARNMAYQGTTKKWGEYSIVKTFSGKDVVGTVVNAPLSVHKEVYILPMETVKDTKGTAVVTCVPSDSPDDYITSFDLAKKAEYYGIQKEWVKFDDILPIIETPTYGNLTAKSLVEEMKIQSPKDAAKLAEAKDKAYKEGFYKGKMVYGDFSGKSVEEAKPLVRKQLIDAGDAFPYAEPDGKVISRSGDDCVAALLDQWYMNYGTAANGGDGEWAEKVRSHIEGELNLYYPEAKNQFLRVVDWLSIWACARSYGLGTKVPWDPSVMVESLSDSTIYQAYYSFAHLLHKDMFGKEPGSLGVKPDQLTDDAWDYVFALRDRSDVPESTIPKETLQTMRRHFDYWYPLDMRTSGKDLIQNHLTFNLYVHTAIFPKENWPRSFRVNGHLLLNGEKMSKSTGNFLTIAGAVEKFGADATRIALADAGDEITDANFEETVANSNILKLFELRKWCEELMNEAVYVPDAAAYMEKRTTERVKNPDVIQRQSGSERLLFDKMFDNEMNVLIHDAYTHYSNTAYKLALKSGFYDFTSARDFYREATKAAGIGMHQDLVKKFVELQSLLLTPIAPHWAEYIWLEVLKNKETVQKAQWPKVPEPDSALTAAREFVRTTQTNITSAEGNAIKKLSKGKAATFDPKKEKRITIFSAQEWPAWQKKYVDMLRDAATIDIKAISKSIDKSETKKAMPFINSLKRRLDTGEPKDAVLNRELAFDELSTLRAMVPGLKQTVMKCVEVEIVTVSEGGKEGTVIKEDGSKGETRTELSPMAATAEPGSPSFSFENVEGLPVR; this is encoded by the exons ATGGCGGAGGCCACGAAACTCAGCGATGCGCCCAAGAGCGCCGTCGCAGCAACACTAGAACAACTCAAACCACAAGAGGCTGAGTCAAAGACGTTGAAAATTGAAAACACTGAAAAACGCGATACACTTATCGCTGAAGAGAAGAAATATCAAAAGCAATGGGCTGAGCAAGGAGTTTTCAACCCGGATGCACCATCACTCCACCAGGAGCCCTTCGATACCACCACGCCTGGCCAGCTTCACGACAAGTACCCAAAATGGTTCGGTTGTTTTGCATATCCGTACATGAATGGCACTCTCCACGCCGGGCACGGCTTCACGGCAAGCAAGGTCGAGTTCACAGCAGGATTTGAAAGGATGAGAGGAAAGCAAGCACTCTTCCCTCTCGGCTTTCACGTGACGGGTATGCCAATCAAAGCATGTGCCGACAAGCTGGTTCGCGAAGTAGAAATGTTTGGACAGAACTTTGAGCGCTGCCCTGTCGAAGATGTCATTGACACTTCTGTGCAAGAGCCCCCTGCCCCGACCCAAGCTGAGACCAAGACCGATGTCACCAAGTTCAAGGCGCACAAGGGCAAGGCGTCCGCCAAGACGGTGAAGACGAAGTATCAATTTCAGATTATGCTTGCCCAAGGCATACCTCTCGAAGAAATCCACAAGTTCTCCGACCCGTACCACTGGATAGAGTTTTTTCCTCCTCTCGCAAAGAAAGACCTCACAGCATTCGGTGCTAGGATAGACTGGAGACGTCAGTTTGTCACTACCGACGCAAACCCCTACTACGACAACTTCGTTGCCTGGCAGATGCGCCGACTAAAAGCATTGGGAAAGATCATCTTTGCAAAGCGCTACACTGTTTACAGTCCAAAAGACGGACAAGCATGCATGGACCACGACAGGCAGTCTGGAGAAGGTGTAACAGTCCAGGAGTACACTGCGCTCAAGATGAAAGTGATCAAATGGGCCGACTCCGCCAAAAGCTGTGCCGAAGCCATCCCCGAAGGTGCTTCTTGCTACTTTGTGCCAGCTACGCTTCGTCCAGAAACCATGTACGGTCAGACTTCATGTTTCGTGGGTCCTGTAATCAACTACTCGTTACTCAAGATCACTGATAAGGAGTACTTCATCCTGAGTGAGAGGGCTGCGAGAAACATGGCATACCAAGGTACCACTAAGAAGTGGGGTGAGTATTCCATCGTCAAGACTTTCTCTGGCAAGGACGTTGTAGGCACAGTCGTCAACGCCCCTCTATCCGTTCACAAAGAGGTCTACATCTTACCTATGGAGACTGTCAAGGACACCAAAGGCACGGCGGTCGTCACATGTGTGCCGTCAGATTCACCAGACGATTACATCACTTCATTCGACCTAGCCAAGAAGGCAGAGTACTACGGTATCCAGAAGGAATGGGTCAAGTTCGACGATATCCTGCCCATCATTGAGACACCAACGTACGGCAACCTCACCGCAAAGAGCCTAGTTGAAGAGATGAAGATCCAGTCTCCTAAGGATGCTGCCAAGCTAGCAGAGGCGAAAGATAAAGCATACAAGGAAGGCTTTTACAAGGGCAAAATGGTCTACGGCGACTTCAGCGGAAAGTCAGTCGAAGAGGCAAAACCGCTGGTTCGCAAGCAGCTCATTGACGCGGGCGACGCTTTCCCTTACGCTGAACCTGACGGCAAAGTCATCAGCCGAAGTGGAGATGATTGTGTCGCAGCTTTGCTTGATCAATGGTACATGAACTATGGAACAGCGGCCAATGGTGGAGACGGAGAATGGGCGGAGAAGGTCCGATCACACATCGAAGGCGAACTCAACTTGTACTACCCCGAGGCGAAGAACCAGTTCTTGCGAGTTGTCGACTGGCTCAGCATCTGGGCATGTGCACGATCATACGGTCTTGGCACCAAGGTACCATGGGATCCGAGCGTGATGGTAGAGAGCTTGTCGGACAGTACCATCTACCAGGCGTACTACTCATTCGCCCATTTACTCCACAAGGACATGTTCGGAAAGGAGCCTGGATCTCTTGGCGTAAAACCAGACCAGCTGACAGATGACGCCTGGGACTACGTCTTTGCCCTCCGCGACCGAAGCGATGTTCCAGAGTCGACTATCCCGAAGGAAACTCTACAGACCATGCGACGACACTTTGACTACTGGTACCCGCTTGACATGCGGACTTCCGGAAAGGACTTGATTCAAA ATCATTTGACCTTCAACCTTTACGTACACACCGCTATTTTCCCCAAGGAGAACTGGCCTCGCAGCTTCCGCGTGAATGGCCACTTGCTGCTCAACGGCGAGAAGATGAGCAAATCTACCGGCAATTTCCTGACTATTGCCGGCGCCGTCGAGAAGTTTGGAGCGGATGCTACACGTATTGCGCTCGCTGATGCAGGTGACGAGATCACGGATGCCAACTTCGAAGAGACGGTCGCCAACAGCAATATCCTGAAGCTGTTCGAGCTCCGCAAATGGTGCGAAGAACTCATGAATGAAGCGGTATACGTCCCTGATGCCGCTGCATACATGGAGAAGAGAACAACCGAGCGTGTAAAGAACCCCGATGTGATCCAACGACAGAGCGGCAGCGAGCGTCTCCTCTTCGACAAGATGTTCGACAATGAGATGAACGTACTTATCCACGACGCCTACACACACTACTCCAACACGGCTTACAAGCTAGCCCTCAAGTCAGGATTCTACGACTTCACCAGCGCTCGCGACTTCTACCGTGAGGCCACCAAGGCTGCAGGTATCGGTATGCACCAAGACCTTGTCAAGAAGTTCGTCGAACTACAATCACTCCTCCTCACACCCATCGCACCTCATTGGGCTGAATACATATGGCTTGAAGTACTTAAGAACAAGGAAACGGTTCAGAAAGCCCAATGGCCAAAGGTCCCAGAGCCCGACTCGGCACTCACAGCAGCTCGCGAGTTTGTCCGAACTACACAGACCAACATCACATCAGCCGAAGGCAACGCAATCAAGAAGCTGTCCAAGGGCAAGGCCGCAACCTTTGACCCCAAGAAGGAGAAGAGGATTACAATCTTCTCCGCTCAAGAGTGGCCTGCTTGGCAGAAGAAGTACGTCGACATGCTTCGTGACGCTGCCACAATCGACATCAAGGCCATCAGCAAGTCGATTGATAAGTCGGAAACCAAGAAGGCGATGCCCTTTATCAATAGTCTCAAGCGTCGTCTCGATACCGGCGAGCCAAAGGATGCGGTGCTGAACCGTGAGCTCGCTTTCGATGAGCTGTCGACTCTGCGCGCCATGGTCCCTGGCTTGAAGCAGACGGTAATGAAGTGTGTCGAAGTAGAGATTGTCACGGTCTCTGAAGGCGGAAAGGAGGGGACAGTGATCAAGGAAGACGGCAGCAAGGGCGAGACAAGAACAGAACTATCACCAATGGCTGCGACTGCTGAGCCAGGATCGCCCAGCTTCTCGTTTGAGAATGTTGAGGGTCTGCCTGTCAGATAG
- a CDS encoding NAD-binding Rossmann fold oxidoreductase family protein gives MAPVVRRLRVAVSGLGRMGARHALHFLHRTPRAELTAAFTPDENEVAWAKKNLEPWGVKIYTDYDEMLKHEGLEAVCIATVTTVHAEQTIKAIEAGKHVLCEKPLSTKLDVCQQVLDTAKRNPHVKVMCGFSRRFDSSYLQAYNITKRGDIGRPTILRSQTCDKYDPSGFFVAYAEFSGGIFVDCNVHDIDLALWYFSASSSGRDLPKVKSVTAVGVTAVEPDLAKHGDVDNGIGLVEFHGGQIAYFYSSRMNAPGQHDMTEIIGTKGKLVVNSNPSTGLLENHASEGIHREIPQNYYERFEFAFVEEARQFSEAVLEDKEVPVDLESSMEAVKIGVALQESLRTGKKILFDQQGNRMDEVRAKL, from the exons ATGGCCCCAGTTGTCCGCAGACTGCGTGTTGCTGTCTCAGGCCTCGGTCGAATGGGTGCCCGCCATGCATTGCACTTCCTTCACCGTACTCCGAGAGCTGAGCTCACGGCTGCCTTTACGCCAGATGAGAATGAGGTTGCGTGGGCAAAGAAGAATCTCGAGCCATGGGGTGTCAAGATCTATACCGACTACGACGAGATGTTGAAGCATGAGGGTCTTGAGGCAGTCTGTATAGCGACTGTGACTACTGTACACGCGGAGCAGACTATCAAGGCCATTGAAGCTGGGAAGCATGTACTGTGTGAGAAGCCACTGAGCACCAAGTTGGACGTA TGTCAACAAGTCCTCGACACAGCAAAACGCAACCCTCACGTCAAGGTCATGTGTGGTTTCTCTCGTCGCTTCGATTCATCCTACCTCCAAGCGTACAATATCACAAAAAGAGGAGACATCGGCCGTCCCACAATCCTTCGCTCTCAGACATGCGACAA GTACGACCCCTCAGGCTTCTTCGTAGCCTACGCCGAGTTCTCAGGCGGCATCTTCGTTGACTGCAACGTCCACGACATTGACCTCGCTCTATGGTACTTCTCGGCCTCGTCCTCCGGCAGAGACCTGCCCAAAGTCAAATCCGTCACTGCAGTTGGCGTTACAGCCGTCGAACCCGATCTAGCCAAACACGGCGACGTAGACAACGGCATTGGTCTTGTGGAATTCCACGGCGGACAGATTGCGTACTTTTACAGTTCCCGCATGAATGCTCCGGGTCAGCACGATATGACTGAGATTATTGGTACGAAGGGCAAGCTTGTTGTCAACTCGAACCCTTCAACGGGACTGTTGGAAAATCATGCCAGTGAGGGCATTCACAGGGAGATTCCGCAGAACTACTATGAGCGATTTGAATTCGCGTTTGTTGAGGAGGCGAGGCAGTTCAGTGAGGCGGTGCTGGAGGACAAGGAGGTGCCGGTAGACTTGGAGAGTTCGATGGAGGCGGTCAAGATTGGAGTTGCTCTGCAGGAGAGTTTGAGGACGGGGAAGAAGATCTTGTTTGATCAGCAAGGAAATAGGATGGATGAGGTGAGAGCGAAGTTGTAG
- a CDS encoding DUF706 domain containing protein, with translation MAPGAIFETPNVAEDFNNHRDGLALEATSDAIDDVNVLKAALKVKNGTASQKEKDIYEQSQFDAEKDKTQFRQYEEACDRVKNFYREQHEKQTVAYNLKARNAFHSKTRAEMTIWEAMEKLNTLIDESDPDTSLSQIEHLLQSAEAIRRDGKPRWFQLVGLIHDLGKLLFFFDARGQWDVVGDTFPVGCAYSPKIIYPDTFKNNPDYNDEIYSTEHGIYTPGCGMDNVMLSWGHDEYLYHIMKDQSRIPEEGLAMIRYHSFYPWHTGGAYKWMMNDKDVRMLDAVRAFNPYDLYSKSDEVPKVEDLKEYYMDIIDEFIGKDKKLKW, from the coding sequence ATGGCACCCGGCGCCATCTTTGAGACGCCTAACGTGGCTGAGGACTTCAACAATCACCGCGATGGCCTTGCTCTTGAGGCCACTTCAGATGCCATTGACGATGTCAACGTGCTTAAGGCAGCCTTGAAAGTCAAGAACGGCACTGCGAGCCAAAAAGAAAAGGACATCTATGAGCAGTCACAGTTCGATGCTGAAAAGGACAAGACACAATTCCGACAATACGAAGAAGCATGCGACCGCGTCAAGAACTTCTACCGTGAGCAGCATGAGAAGCAAACAGTAGCCTACAACCTCAAGGCACGCAACGCGTTCCACAGCAAGACTCGCGCCGAAATGACAATTTGGGAGGCAATGGAGAAGCTCAACACATTGATCGATGAATCAGACCCAGACACCTCACTCTCCCAAATCGAGCACCTCCTCCAATCTGCCGAAGCCATCCGTCGTGACGGAAAGCCACGTTGGTTCCAACTCGTCGGACTCATCCACGACCTTGGAAAActactcttcttcttcgacgCACGCGGTCAATGGGACGTCGTCGGCGACACATTCCCCGTAGGCTGTGCCTACTCTCCCAAGATCATCTACCCAGACACATTCAAGAACAACCCAGACTACAACGACGAGATCTATAGCACCGAGCACGGTATCTACACACCCGGTTGCGGCATGGACAACGTCATGCTAAGCTGGGGTCATGACGAATACCTATACCACATCATGAAGGATCAATCAAGAATCCCCGAGGAAGGATTAGCTATGATCAGGTATCACTCCTTCTACCCTTGGCACACTGGTGGCGCATACAAGTGGATGATGAACGACAAGGACGTGCGCATGTTGGACGCAGTCAGGGCCTTCAACCCGTACGATCTGTACAGCAAAAGCGATGAGGTACCAAAGGTCGAGGACCTGAAAGAGTACTACATGGACATCATTGACGAGTTTATTGGTAAAGATAAAAAGCTCAAGTGGTGA
- a CDS encoding ARA1, Aldo-keto reductase, related to diketogulonate reductase encodes MNPALAKFILKSTPKSILNPQPEMNTAIPLNTGATIPALGLGTWQSPPGEVKKAVVHAIESGYRHIDCAFCYQNEDEVGDALQDVISRGIVEREDLFITSKLWCTFHTRAEEGLQKSLDMLKTPYVDLYLMHWPVPMNPNGNHPLFPKHEDGSRDIDSSITHQDTWKNLEKLIQSHPEKVKAIGVANYSVKYLEKLLAKATIVPAVNQIENHPLCPQQEVIDFCKEKGIHITAYSPLGSTGCPLFEDEGVNEVAKKHSVKPAVVLLSYHLARNSSVLAKSVTPSRIEENSKLISLDGEDMEKLEKIHKVKGITRYVYPPFGVDCGFPDKVGGMDLSGP; translated from the exons ATGAATCCCGCCCTCGCCAAGTTTATACTCAAAAGCACACCCAAGAGTATCCTCAACCCGCAGCCCGAAATGAACACCGCGATCCCTCTCAACACTGGCGCCACCATCCCAGCCCTTGGTTTGGGAACGTGGCAGTCTCCGCCAGGCGAAGTCAAGAAGGCGGTCGTGCATGCGATTGAGAGCGGTTACAGGCATATCGACTGCGCTTTCTGCTACCAAAACGAGGACGAGGTCGGCGATGCGCTTCAGGACGTCATTTCACGAGGTATCGTGGAGAGAGAAGATCTGTTCATCACTAGCAAGCTGTGGTGCACATTCCACACCAGGGCCGAAGAGGGGCTGCAGAAGAGCTTGGACATGCTAAAGACTCCCTACGTGGATCTTTACCTGATGCACTGGCCTGTTCCCATGAACCCTAATG GCAACCATCCCCTCTTCCCCAAGCACGAAGACGGCTCACGCGACATCGACAGCTCAATAACCCACCAAGACACCTGGAAGAACTTGGAGAAGTTGATCCAGTCACACCCTGAAAAGGTCAAGGCTATCGGCGTCGCGAACTACTCCGTCAAGTACTTGGAGAAGCTGCTCGCCAAAGCTACCATCGTTCCCGCCGTCAACCAGATCGAGAACCACCCACTGTGCCCACAACAAGAGGTTATAGACTTTTGCAAGGAGAAGGGTATTCATATCACAGCATACAGCCCACTTGGCAGCACTGGATGTCCGCTGTTCGAGGACGAGGGTGTGAATGAGGTTGCAAAGAAGCACAGTGTGAAACCCGCTGTTGTACTTTTGAGCTATCACC TCGCTCGCAACTCCTCTGTCCTCGCAAAGTCCGTCACTCCATCGCGCATCGAGGAGAACAGCAAGCTCATCTCCCTCGACGGTGAAGACATGGAGAAGCTGGAGAAGATTCACAAGGTCAAGGGAATTACTCGCTATGTATACCCGCCCTTTGGCGTCGACTGCGGATTCCCAGACAAAGTAGGGGGCATGGACCTGAGCGGTCCGTGA